One Natator depressus isolate rNatDep1 chromosome 13, rNatDep2.hap1, whole genome shotgun sequence genomic region harbors:
- the LOC141997487 gene encoding cathepsin G-like: MAYVKIATRRGRKTCGGFLIRDDVVLTAAHCNDEQGHITVSLGVHDLRVREWNQQEIPVLRRIPHPEYDMHSLNNDIMLLQLVHRARLNECVGLISLPSAWQGVCPGAMCSVAGWGRTSARRAKGSHVLREVDMPVLEDYVCLKNPDQIYHYYNASTMLCAGDPKQAKDSFKGDSGGPLVCSKIAQGIVSWGSLNGTPPGVYTRISRFVPWILETMRMLQP; the protein is encoded by the exons ATGGCCTATGTGAAAATAGCAACGCGGAGAGGGAGGAAAACATGTGGGGGGTTCCTGATTCGGGATGACGTGGTGCTGACGGCGGCTCACTGTAACGACGAGCAGGG ACACATCACCGTCTCCCTGGGAGTCCATGACCTTAGAGTGCGGGAATGGAACCAACAAGAAATCCCTGTGCTTCGCCGGATCCCCCACCCGGAATATGACATGCATTCCCTTAACAACGACATCATGCTGCTGCAG CTGGTGCACCGAGCAAGGCTGAACGAATGCGTGGGGCTCATCTCCTTGCCCAGCGCCTGGCAGGGCGTATGCCCCGGGGCCATGTGCAGTGTTGCTGGCTGGGGTCGGACGAGCGCCCGCAGGGCAAAGGGCTCACACGTTCTCCGGGAGGTGGACATGCCGGTGCTGGAGGATTACGTGTGTCTGAAGAATCCTGACCAGATCTATCATTACTATAACGCCTCCACCATGCTTTGTGCAGGGGATCCGAAACAGGCCAAAGACTCCTTTAAG GGTGACTCCGGGGGCCCCCTGGTGTGCAGCAAAATAGCCCAGGGCATCGTCTCTTGGGGCTCCCTCAATGGGACCCCCCCTGGGGTGTACACCAGAATCTCCAGATTCGTCCCCTGGATCCTGGAGACCATGAGaatgctgcagccctga
- the SDR39U1 gene encoding epimerase family protein SDR39U1, which yields MRVLVGGGTGFVGGALTQLLRSRGHEVTHVSRHLGPDRISWDELARSGLPPCDAAVNLAGENVLNPLRRWDDPFRRVVVASRVATTKILAKAIAEAERPPRAWVLVTGVGYYRPSPTAEYTEESPGGDFDFFSRLVSAWEAAAKIPGDGTRQAVVRSGVVLGKGGGAVSQMLWPFRLGLGGPVGSGLQPFPWIHVRDVAGVVCHTLETEGVHGVLNGVSPASPSTSNADFARELGSALGRPALLPLPSWAVRGVFGAERAVMLLEGQRVAPKRTLESGYCFVYPDLPSALRDIVS from the exons GAGGTGGGACCGGCTTTGTGGGCGGAGCCTTGACCCAGCTGTTGAGGAGCCGAGGGCACGAGGTGACCCATGTCTCTCGCCATCTGGGGCCAGACCGGATCAGCTGG GATGAATTGGCCCGCTCCGGCCTGCCCCCTTGTGATGCTGCGGTGAACTTGGCTGGTGAGAATGTTCTCAACCCCCTTCGCAG GTGGGATGATCCCTTCCGCAGGGTTGTGGTCGCCAGCCGGGTGGCAACCACCAAGATCTTGGCCAAGGCCATCGCAGAGGCCGAGAGGCCGCCCCGCGCCTGGGTCCTCGTCACTGGCGTAG GGTATTaccgccccagccccacggctGAGTACACTGAGGAGAGTCCCGGCGGTGACTTCGACTTCTTCTCGCGCCTGGTGAGCGCCTGGGAGGCAGCGGCTAAAATCCCCGGAGACGGCACGCGCCAGGCGGTGGTGAGATCTG GtgtggtgctggggaagggcggAGGCGCTGTCTCCCAGATGCTCTGGCCTTTCCGGCTGGGCCTGGGGGGCCCCGTGGGCTCTGGCCTCCAGCCCTTCCCATGGATCCACGTCCGGGACGTGGCTGGTGTTGTGTGCCACACTCTGGAGACGGAGGGTGTCCACGGGGTTCTCAACGGGGTCTCTCCAGCTTCACCCAGCACCTCCAATGCCGACTTCGCCCGGGAGCTGGGCTCAGCGCTGGGgcgcccagccctgctgcccctgcccagctgggcggTGCGGGGCGTCTTTGGCGCTGAGCGGGCCGTCATGCTGCTGGAGGGCCAGCGGGTGGCGCCAAAACGCACTCTGGAGAGTGGCTACTGCTTCGTGTACCCCGACCTGCCCTCTGCCCTGCGGGACATTGTGTCCTGA